The window TTCTTTCCAGTCGCGGAAAGCATCCACGCCAAGACCCAGAAAGAGCTTCTTATTCAGAAGCTCATTACGGACGGTGTGATCATCATGCGGAGCGAACCGAATCCACGGCGCATTGCCATCAAGCTGGAATCATTCCTGACGCCCTCCGCGCGAGCACACGAAAACCTCTCTCTCAAGGAAATTCGCGAGCGCCTGCGTGATCTCCGCGCGAACGGCAGTTTACGGCTGGAACCTCGACTCGCGCCGCAGATTCCGCAGTGAGCGCGGGACGGATTGGACTGACAAGTGGCAGTACAAGTCCGGTCACCCCGGCGGGGACTTTGGCAGCTGGGCGCGAGGTCAGGCTTCATCCAGCCCTTGAACATCTACGATCCGTGGTGTGCCGCCTACGGCGCGACCGGTAAGCGCGAAGTGTGCTGATCCACGATCTGCCACCGTCCACCCAGCTTCGCCCAAGCTACGCTTGACCGGACTTGAAGTGCGGTGACCTTACCCTGCTGGTCTGTTACGTTGAATACAGCGTAGCTGTTCGAAATCACCAAGTCGTCGTTGTAAGCACGCATGGCCTGCTGCCGTACGAAGACGCGGCGCCGGGGATACATTTGGAACAGCTCGATAAAATACGCCCGGATCGCCTCTTTGCCCTCGATTCGGAATGCTGACAACGAGGAATTGACCACGGCATTATCGGCGAACGCTGCTGTGTAGGCGTCGACGTCTCCCTCTTGTAAGGCCTTAAGTCGCGGTCCCGCGATCTGGGCGACATCTTCGGCGGGCCCCGCCCATATCTCGGCAGCAAGAACTACCAGTATCAGCGCGCAGAGCGTAGCAATGGATCGTTTCATGGATAACACTCCTCCAAAGAGATTCAACCGCGCGCAGCAGATGGATCCCTCCAACGGACGGTCCAAGAGCTTGCGCTGGTCGGTGCACGGTTCGACACGCC is drawn from Betaproteobacteria bacterium and contains these coding sequences:
- a CDS encoding SgcJ/EcaC family oxidoreductase; this encodes MKRSIATLCALILVVLAAEIWAGPAEDVAQIAGPRLKALQEGDVDAYTAAFADNAVVNSSLSAFRIEGKEAIRAYFIELFQMYPRRRVFVRQQAMRAYNDDLVISNSYAVFNVTDQQGKVTALQVRSSVAWAKLGGRWQIVDQHTSRLPVAP